In Amycolatopsis sp. EV170708-02-1, the following are encoded in one genomic region:
- the thrS gene encoding threonine--tRNA ligase, with amino-acid sequence MSQPSSVAAATAPRVVVPAGTTAGTAVREAGLPTKGPDTIVVVRDAEGNLRDLSWAPEAEAEVEAVAANTEDGRSVIRHSAAHVLAQAVQQQFPQAKLGIGPPVKDGFYYDFAVDTPFTPEDLQALEKRMKQIVKGAQQFSRRVFDSVDEAKKELADEPFKLELVDIKSDVDTSEVMEVGGGELTIYDNLDPRTKERVWSDLCRGPHVPTTKFIPAFKLTRVAAAYWRGDDKNPQLQRIYGTAWESAEAQDVYLERLAEAERRDHRKLGVELDLFSFPDEIGSGLPVFHPKGGIIRQEMENYSRQRHVEAGYDFVYSPHITKGALFETSGHLDWYRDGMYPAMHLDAEHNEDGSVRKPGQDYYLKPMNCPFHDLIFRSRGRSYRELPLRMFEFGSVYRYEKSGVIHGLTRVRGMTQDDAHIFCTLEQVPGELKSLLDFVLNLLRDYGLDDFYLELSTRNEEKYIGSEEVWAEATEVLRTAAVDSGLELVPDPGGAAFYGPKISVQAKDALGRTWQMSTIQLDFMLPEKFELEYTAGDGSRQRPVMIHRALFGSIERFFGVLTEHYAGAFPAWLSPVQVVGIPITEDQVEHLRGVEKALRAKGIRVDIDASGDRMQKKIRTHTTQKVPFMLLAGAKDVEAGAVSFRFRDGGQINSVPVADAVEAIAGWVQRRENASPTVAGLEAVLR; translated from the coding sequence GTGTCCCAGCCGTCGTCAGTAGCAGCCGCAACCGCCCCGCGCGTGGTGGTACCGGCGGGCACTACGGCGGGCACCGCGGTCCGCGAAGCCGGGCTGCCGACCAAGGGGCCGGACACGATCGTCGTCGTGCGTGACGCCGAGGGGAACCTCCGCGACCTTTCCTGGGCGCCGGAGGCCGAGGCCGAGGTCGAAGCCGTCGCGGCGAACACCGAGGACGGCCGCAGCGTCATCCGCCACTCGGCCGCCCACGTGCTCGCCCAGGCGGTGCAGCAGCAGTTCCCGCAGGCCAAGCTGGGCATCGGCCCGCCGGTCAAGGACGGCTTCTACTACGACTTCGCCGTCGACACCCCGTTCACCCCGGAAGACCTGCAGGCGCTCGAGAAGCGCATGAAGCAGATCGTGAAGGGCGCGCAACAGTTCTCCCGCCGCGTCTTCGACTCGGTCGACGAGGCCAAGAAGGAACTGGCCGACGAGCCGTTCAAGCTGGAACTCGTCGACATCAAGTCCGATGTGGACACTTCCGAGGTGATGGAGGTGGGCGGCGGCGAGCTGACCATCTACGACAACCTCGACCCGCGCACCAAGGAGCGCGTGTGGAGCGACCTCTGCCGAGGCCCGCACGTGCCGACCACCAAGTTCATCCCGGCGTTCAAGCTCACCCGCGTCGCCGCCGCGTACTGGCGCGGTGACGACAAGAACCCGCAGCTGCAGCGGATCTACGGCACCGCGTGGGAATCCGCCGAGGCGCAGGACGTCTACCTGGAGCGCCTGGCCGAGGCCGAGCGGCGCGACCACCGCAAGCTGGGTGTCGAGCTGGACCTGTTCTCCTTCCCCGACGAGATCGGCTCGGGGCTGCCGGTGTTCCACCCCAAGGGCGGGATCATCCGGCAGGAGATGGAGAACTACTCGCGCCAGCGGCACGTCGAGGCCGGGTACGACTTCGTCTACTCGCCGCACATCACCAAGGGCGCGCTGTTCGAGACCTCCGGCCACCTCGACTGGTACCGCGACGGCATGTACCCGGCGATGCACCTCGACGCCGAGCACAACGAGGACGGTTCGGTCCGCAAACCCGGCCAGGACTACTACCTCAAGCCGATGAACTGCCCGTTCCACGACCTGATCTTCCGTTCGCGCGGGCGTTCCTACCGGGAACTGCCGCTGCGGATGTTCGAGTTCGGTTCGGTGTACCGCTACGAGAAGTCCGGCGTGATCCACGGCTTGACCCGAGTGCGCGGCATGACGCAGGACGACGCGCATATCTTCTGCACCCTGGAGCAGGTCCCCGGCGAGCTGAAGTCCCTTTTGGACTTCGTGCTGAACTTGTTGCGCGACTACGGCCTCGACGACTTCTACCTCGAACTGTCCACTCGGAACGAGGAGAAGTACATCGGTTCCGAGGAGGTCTGGGCCGAGGCGACCGAGGTGCTCCGCACCGCCGCCGTGGACTCCGGGCTGGAACTGGTGCCGGATCCGGGTGGCGCCGCGTTCTACGGGCCCAAGATCTCCGTGCAGGCGAAGGACGCGCTGGGCCGTACCTGGCAGATGTCGACCATCCAGCTGGACTTCATGCTGCCCGAGAAGTTCGAACTGGAGTACACCGCGGGCGACGGCAGCCGTCAGCGTCCGGTGATGATCCACCGCGCGCTGTTCGGTTCGATCGAGCGGTTCTTCGGCGTGCTGACGGAGCACTACGCGGGCGCGTTCCCGGCGTGGCTGTCGCCGGTGCAGGTGGTCGGCATCCCGATCACCGAGGACCAGGTGGAGCACCTGCGCGGGGTCGAGAAGGCGCTGCGGGCCAAGGGGATCCGGGTCGACATCGATGCGAGTGGCGACCGGATGCAGAAGAAGATCCGCACCCACACCACACAGAAGGTGCCCTTCATGCTGCTGGCGGGCGCGAAGGACGTCGAGGCGGGCGCGGTGTCGTTCCGGTTCCGCGACGGCGGCCAGATCAACAGCGTCCCGGTGGCCGACGCGGTCGAGGCGATCGCCGGCTGGGTCCAGCGCCGTGAGAACGCTTCGCCGACCGTGGCGGGCTTGGAGGCGGTACTCCGGTGA
- a CDS encoding malonic semialdehyde reductase, with product MTTSVELTEALNLPQDVQDLLFREARTANNFSDEPVTDEQIRAIYELVKWAPTSMNNQPLRALVIRTEEGKKRLSPLMSEGNRAKTEAAPVTVVLAADTEFHENLPRTFPHFPGAKDLFADEAGRVETAKLNALLQVGYFIIGVRAAGLAAGPMTGFDAEGIDKEFFADKPWKSLVVINVGKPGENPWFDRLPRLDFDEVVETV from the coding sequence ATGACCACCAGCGTTGAGCTGACGGAAGCCCTGAACCTCCCGCAGGACGTGCAGGACCTGTTGTTCCGCGAAGCCCGCACCGCGAACAACTTCAGCGACGAGCCGGTGACCGACGAGCAGATCCGCGCGATCTACGAGCTGGTCAAATGGGCCCCGACGTCGATGAACAACCAGCCGCTGCGCGCGCTGGTGATCCGCACCGAAGAGGGCAAGAAGCGGCTCTCCCCGCTGATGTCCGAGGGCAACCGCGCCAAGACCGAGGCCGCGCCGGTGACCGTCGTGCTGGCCGCCGACACCGAGTTCCACGAGAACCTGCCGCGGACCTTCCCGCACTTCCCGGGCGCCAAGGACCTGTTCGCCGACGAGGCGGGCCGCGTCGAGACCGCCAAGCTCAACGCGCTGCTGCAGGTCGGTTACTTCATCATCGGCGTCCGCGCCGCCGGGCTGGCCGCCGGCCCGATGACCGGCTTCGACGCCGAGGGCATCGACAAGGAGTTCTTCGCGGACAAGCCGTGGAAGTCCCTCGTCGTGATCAACGTCGGCAAGCCGGGTGAGAACCCCTGGTTCGACCGCCTGCCGCGGCTGGACTTCGACGAGGTCGTCGAGACCGTCTGA
- a CDS encoding sugar transferase translates to MEESVRPSSTVNGTPQHIDLQSIPLPPQRDAGDAAAVDTPSARPPYAAWESRYRAWVIGSDVFTAFVLIVMSAFLIDRSDPHDMHALGTAAAFLFGLSVCRAWSPRVLGEGAEEYRTLGRGLVATAVLVALGGLLFGALAVQPWVFIVVPMISVFMFLQRYALRQVLHRRRRLGECLLPVLAAGSPDTVADLIARTKADPHVGWRVEAVCTYSGAGAERGSGEVEGVPIVGKLDDLAGHVRRGGYRVVAVTADQHWNPKRLQRLAWDLEGTSAEMVVAPMLMEVAGPRLNVSGVLGMPLLRVTAPMFTGGRRLVKEALDRFGSALLLTLFSPLLLAIAVAIKVDDRGPVIYRQRRVGRDGHTFTMLKFRTMVTNADKLKQDLQSDNEGAGPLFKMRKDPRVTRVGGLLRRYSLDELPQLLNVVSGRMSLVGPRPPLPEETAKYAPDARRRLLVKPGLTGLWQVSGRSDLSWAESIRLDLRYVEDWSLALDLVILWKTFRAVVQGRGAY, encoded by the coding sequence ATGGAAGAGTCGGTGCGGCCGTCGTCCACCGTCAACGGGACGCCGCAGCACATCGACCTCCAGTCGATTCCGCTTCCTCCGCAAAGGGACGCCGGCGACGCCGCCGCGGTCGACACGCCGTCGGCGCGGCCCCCTTACGCGGCTTGGGAATCGCGCTACCGCGCCTGGGTCATCGGTAGTGACGTTTTCACCGCGTTCGTGCTCATCGTGATGAGTGCCTTCTTGATCGATCGATCCGATCCGCACGACATGCACGCGCTCGGTACCGCCGCGGCCTTCCTGTTCGGGTTGTCGGTCTGCCGTGCCTGGAGTCCGCGTGTACTCGGCGAGGGCGCGGAGGAGTATCGGACGCTGGGGCGTGGCCTCGTGGCCACCGCCGTCCTCGTCGCGTTGGGCGGCCTGCTCTTCGGCGCGCTCGCCGTGCAACCGTGGGTCTTCATCGTCGTCCCGATGATCTCGGTCTTCATGTTCCTGCAGCGGTACGCGCTGAGACAGGTGCTGCACCGGCGCAGACGGCTCGGTGAATGCCTGCTGCCGGTGCTCGCGGCCGGAAGTCCCGACACGGTCGCCGACCTGATCGCCCGCACCAAGGCCGATCCCCACGTCGGCTGGCGGGTGGAGGCCGTCTGCACGTATTCCGGGGCCGGCGCGGAGCGGGGGAGCGGCGAGGTGGAAGGCGTCCCGATCGTCGGGAAGCTCGACGACCTCGCGGGCCACGTCCGCCGCGGCGGCTACCGGGTGGTCGCCGTGACCGCCGATCAGCACTGGAACCCGAAGCGCCTGCAGCGGCTCGCCTGGGATCTCGAAGGAACCTCGGCCGAGATGGTGGTCGCGCCGATGCTCATGGAGGTCGCCGGGCCCCGGCTGAACGTCTCGGGCGTGCTCGGCATGCCGCTGCTGCGGGTGACCGCGCCGATGTTCACCGGCGGCCGCCGTCTGGTCAAGGAGGCGCTCGACCGGTTCGGCTCGGCCCTGCTCCTCACCCTCTTTTCCCCGCTGCTGCTGGCGATCGCGGTCGCGATCAAAGTCGACGACCGCGGCCCGGTGATCTACCGGCAGCGTCGCGTCGGCCGCGACGGGCACACCTTCACGATGCTGAAGTTCCGCACGATGGTGACGAACGCCGACAAGCTCAAGCAGGATCTCCAGTCGGACAACGAAGGCGCGGGCCCGCTGTTCAAGATGCGCAAGGACCCGCGGGTGACCCGGGTCGGCGGACTTCTTCGCCGGTACTCCCTCGACGAGCTGCCGCAGCTGCTCAACGTCGTGAGCGGGCGGATGTCGCTCGTCGGCCCTCGTCCGCCGCTGCCGGAGGAGACTGCGAAGTACGCCCCCGACGCGCGCCGCCGTCTCCTGGTCAAGCCGGGACTGACGGGGCTTTGGCAGGTCAGCGGCCGCAGCGACCTCAGCTGGGCCGAGAGCATCCGCCTCGACCTGCGCTACGTCGAGGACTGGTCGCTCGCGCTCGATCTGGTGATCCTCTGGAAGACCTTCCGCGCCGTGGTGCAGGGACGAGGTGCCTACTGA
- a CDS encoding SsgA family sporulation/cell division regulator, which translates to MRNDHVTLRSTAVFDLLAPRTPAVPVKVELRYDTRDPYAVVAAFRTGRAGWVEWVYARDLLADGLLADAGDGDVRIRPSVEDPESVLIELNSPSGHAMFEASAQELADFLDRTYDVVLPGNEHLWVDVDDALTHLIPNDLA; encoded by the coding sequence ATGCGCAACGATCACGTGACGCTCCGCTCGACGGCGGTGTTCGACCTCCTGGCACCGCGGACCCCCGCGGTCCCGGTCAAGGTGGAACTGCGATACGACACCCGCGACCCGTACGCGGTCGTGGCCGCCTTCCGCACCGGCCGCGCCGGCTGGGTCGAGTGGGTCTACGCGCGCGACCTCCTCGCCGACGGCCTGCTGGCCGACGCGGGTGACGGCGACGTACGCATCCGCCCCTCCGTCGAAGACCCCGAGTCCGTCCTCATCGAACTGAACTCGCCGTCCGGGCACGCCATGTTCGAGGCGTCCGCTCAGGAGCTGGCCGACTTCCTCGACCGGACCTACGACGTCGTGCTCCCGGGCAACGAGCACCTGTGGGTCGACGTCGACGACGCCCTGACGCACCTGATTCCCAACGATCTGGCCTGA
- a CDS encoding ATP-binding protein, translated as MARYGRVDLLCLDELGYLELDRRGAELLFEVFTEREERSSIAIASHSAFSEWARTFTDPRLCAAIVDRLSMIDASIIETGTESFRLRTTKRRRTNRAS; from the coding sequence ATCGCTCGCTACGGCCGCGTCGACCTGCTCTGTCTCGACGAGCTGGGGTACTTGGAGCTGGACCGGCGCGGCGCGGAGCTGCTGTTCGAGGTCTTCACCGAGCGTGAGGAACGCTCGAGCATCGCCATCGCGAGCCACTCGGCGTTCAGCGAATGGGCCCGCACTTTCACCGACCCGCGGCTCTGCGCCGCGATCGTCGACCGGCTCTCGATGATCGACGCGTCGATCATCGAAACGGGCACCGAGTCGTTCCGGCTGCGGACCACCAAACGCCGCCGCACCAACCGAGCCAGCTGA
- a CDS encoding aminoglycoside phosphotransferase family protein, with the protein MATATGLRQGANPWLLTFEPAGRVEAAVLRLGDPTDPDHRERFATEVAALHVAGNHQLPAARLLATDLDGSAAGVLAVLTTVLPGHSRIPLVASTERLQGLGATAAALQAVPLAPGAALPLRTRSIADVDFAAQRREKGTTALLTAAEERLEQLPAPGGPTVFVHGDLWFGNTLWSGDRCTGLVDWDCAGAGSPGIDLSGARFDAALMFGLPATEQVLEGWQRAAGRRAEQLAYWDVVAALGTLADMTSCVPALHDQGRSDLDANLLGQRRDAFLSAALLRLDTDDQ; encoded by the coding sequence GTGGCCACAGCCACCGGCCTACGCCAGGGAGCCAATCCGTGGTTGTTGACGTTCGAACCTGCTGGTCGAGTCGAGGCGGCCGTGCTGCGACTCGGGGACCCTACTGATCCCGACCATCGCGAGCGGTTCGCCACCGAGGTCGCGGCACTGCACGTCGCCGGCAACCACCAGCTGCCCGCGGCCCGCCTGCTCGCCACAGATCTCGACGGTTCCGCAGCAGGTGTGCTGGCGGTGCTGACCACCGTCCTGCCCGGGCACAGCCGCATCCCATTGGTCGCCTCTACCGAGCGGCTCCAGGGCCTGGGAGCCACAGCAGCCGCACTACAAGCAGTCCCGTTGGCGCCCGGGGCTGCTCTGCCGCTGCGGACCCGCTCGATCGCGGACGTCGACTTCGCCGCCCAACGCCGGGAAAAGGGCACCACCGCGCTGCTGACGGCTGCGGAAGAACGCTTGGAACAGCTGCCCGCGCCCGGCGGCCCGACAGTCTTCGTGCATGGTGACCTGTGGTTCGGGAACACCCTCTGGTCCGGTGACCGCTGCACCGGCCTGGTCGACTGGGACTGCGCTGGCGCCGGATCGCCGGGAATCGACCTCAGCGGTGCACGCTTCGACGCTGCCCTGATGTTCGGGCTACCCGCCACCGAGCAGGTCCTGGAGGGCTGGCAGCGCGCCGCCGGCCGACGGGCAGAACAGCTCGCTTACTGGGACGTCGTCGCGGCGTTAGGCACCCTGGCCGACATGACGTCCTGCGTTCCGGCGCTCCACGACCAGGGCCGATCAGACCTCGACGCCAACCTTCTCGGGCAACGGCGGGACGCATTCCTCAGCGCCGCACTGCTCCGGCTCGACACCGACGATCAGTAG
- a CDS encoding maleylpyruvate isomerase family mycothiol-dependent enzyme, whose protein sequence is MTGKRPAPDRDAIWRVIAAQRTSLADLLDDLSDDQWRHPSLCAGWTVRDVAAHLTLQQLGLRDLIATMAHWRGSMDRTIQDAARRRAAELSTARITAEIRATAGSRRHTLGVTYLETLTDILIHGQDIAIPLGLRHEMPPDAAAVAADRVLSMRWPPPLPAARKMAGFRLTATDISWSTGAGPEVCGPMSALLLVCAGRLAALPRLSGDGAGDLTARLSTSATA, encoded by the coding sequence ATGACCGGCAAACGACCGGCGCCGGACCGCGACGCGATCTGGCGGGTCATCGCCGCCCAACGGACCAGCCTGGCAGACCTGCTCGACGACCTGTCCGACGACCAGTGGCGGCACCCGTCGCTGTGCGCCGGCTGGACCGTTCGCGACGTCGCCGCGCACCTGACGCTGCAACAGCTCGGCCTCCGCGACCTGATCGCGACGATGGCCCACTGGCGCGGCAGCATGGACCGGACCATCCAGGACGCGGCCCGCCGGCGCGCCGCGGAACTGTCGACCGCCCGGATCACCGCCGAGATCCGCGCGACGGCCGGCTCGCGGCGGCACACCCTCGGCGTCACCTACCTGGAAACGCTCACCGACATCCTCATCCACGGCCAGGACATCGCCATCCCCCTCGGCCTCCGCCACGAGATGCCACCGGACGCGGCGGCCGTCGCCGCGGACCGAGTGCTGTCCATGCGCTGGCCGCCGCCGCTGCCGGCGGCGCGCAAGATGGCCGGGTTCCGGCTGACCGCCACCGACATCTCCTGGTCCACCGGCGCCGGTCCGGAGGTCTGCGGCCCGATGAGCGCACTGCTGCTGGTCTGCGCCGGCCGCCTGGCCGCTCTCCCTCGCCTGTCCGGCGACGGCGCCGGCGATCTCACGGCTCGTCTTTCGACATCCGCCACGGCGTGA
- a CDS encoding TetR/AcrR family transcriptional regulator encodes MSARRDELLDAAISVLGERGIHGLTHRAIDAAAGLPTGSASNHFRTRDALLNAVVERTSDRERAIWEALATTYYPVTPEELAQAMAGLAREATGPNRTLTLARYAILVEAGIHPTLRPQLLATGARVNAWFMNWLRAAGSTDPERHAPIIANHWTGIVLHELAIPDPAFDPYPQIAALVTSVVRPRSEEVPT; translated from the coding sequence GCGTGGCATCCATGGCCTGACCCACCGCGCCATCGACGCCGCTGCCGGGCTGCCCACCGGCTCGGCCTCCAATCACTTCCGCACCCGGGACGCCTTGCTCAACGCGGTCGTGGAACGCACGTCCGACCGGGAGCGCGCGATCTGGGAGGCCCTCGCGACGACGTACTACCCGGTCACGCCGGAGGAGCTGGCGCAGGCGATGGCCGGGCTGGCCCGTGAGGCGACCGGCCCGAACCGGACGCTGACCCTGGCCCGGTACGCGATCCTCGTCGAGGCCGGCATCCATCCCACGCTGCGGCCACAGCTGCTGGCCACCGGCGCCCGGGTCAACGCCTGGTTCATGAACTGGCTGCGCGCCGCCGGCTCCACCGATCCCGAGCGTCACGCGCCCATCATCGCCAACCACTGGACCGGGATCGTGCTGCACGAGCTGGCCATCCCGGACCCGGCTTTCGACCCCTACCCGCAGATCGCGGCGCTCGTGACGAGCGTCGTCCGCCCCCGCTCCGAGGAGGTCCCGACATGA